Part of the Tepiditoga spiralis genome, CTTTAAAAGTACCTTTTATCTTTACAGAAAGAAACGATGAAAGTACTATGGTGTTCAGAAGAAATTTTAATATAGAAAAAGGTCAAAAGGTTCTTGTTGTTGAAGATGTTATCACAACTGGAAAATCAACAAAAGAAGTAGTGAAGTTAATAGAAGAAAAAGGCGGAATAGTTGTAGGTACTGCATGTATAATAAATAGAAGCAATGAAGTAAAAATAAATAAAAAAGACCCCATATACCTTTTAAAAGTAGATGCTAAAACTTATACAAAAGAGGAATGCCCAATGTGTAAAAAAGGAAGTACACCAATAAAACCAGGAAGTAGAAAAAAAATTTGACAAATTATAAAAATAAGAGTAAAATTAATATTGCGTAACATAATTAAACACAGGGAGGTAGTAAAATTGAAAAAGGGTCTTAGTATCTTATTAATTGTTATTTTTGCTCTTTCAGTATTTGCAAGTACTGAATTTTATGTTGTAAAATCAGGAGATACAGTTTCAAAAATATCTCAAACTACGGGTGTAAGTGTTAATGATATTATTTCATTTAATAATCTTAATAAAAATGGATTAATAAAAGTAGGACAAAAATTAAGACTTGTTCCAGCTTATACTAAAAAAGACTTAAACGAACAAATGGTTATGGCTTTAAATTGGTATCAAACATCAGGTGAAATGAAAGCTTTATCATATCAAGCATTTAATGTAGCAAAGATGATTTATGATAATGATATGAAAAATAATACAAGTACAGAAAAAAGAGCAGTTATTGTAGATATAGATGAAACTATTTTCAACAATAGTCCAGCAGATGCAGAACACATAGGAAAAGATACATCATATCCAACTGGTTGGAAAGAATGGTGTGAAGCAGCAGTAGCAAAAGCATTACCAGGAGCTGTAGATTTTTTAAATTATGTTGTTAAAAATGGTGGAGATGTTTATTATATTTCAAATAGAAGTGATTCTTTAAAAGAAGCTACTATAAAAAATTTAAAAGCAGAAGGATTTCCAGAAGCAGATGTTGAACATGTTTTATTAAAAACGACAACTTCTGATAAAGGTCCAAGAAGAGAAATAGTTGAAAAAGATCATAGAGTAGTATTGCTCATGGGAGATAATTTGAATGACTTTACTTCAATGTATAGACATAAAAGTTTAGAAGAAAGAAATAGCATAGTTGACCAAGATAAAGATAAGTTTGGAATTAAGTTTGTAGTTTTACCTAATCCAATATATGGTGATTGGGAAGGAGCTATATACAATGGAAATTGGGGTATGAATCCTTCAGAAAAAAATAAAGCAAGAAAAGATCACATAATTAAATATGAAGGCAAATAAAAATAAAGTGCGACTTAGTCGCACTTTATTTTTACAAATTCTAATTATTTTGTATACAAATATTTGATAAAATAGATTATGAAATATTTTAATTGTGAAAAAATTAAATAATAAAAGTGAGGTAAAAGTATGAATTTAGCAGTAAAAAAAGAACTAACAGACCAACTTAGATTTGGTATTCCTTCTGAGGAATTTATGAAAGAAATTATTGAAGAGTGTGAAGTAAAAGAAGACAGTAATGTTTGTATATTGAGTTCTGACAATGGTTTTTTAACTTATACTATGATGAATAGAGCAAAGAGTATACATCTCTTTGAAGAACATGAAAGTGTTTTAAATCAATTAATGACTAAATTAGGTAGTAAAAATACGTCTTATTATAAATTTGATAAAAATTTTACTTTAGAAGATAACTCAATGGATTTTGTTTTCATTAATATAAATGAATATAACCATGATATTTATAAAGAATGCAATAGAGTTTTAAAAAATAATGGAAAAATAATATTATTCTATATAAATGAAAAAAAATATGAAGATATAATAATTGGTGGAGAAAATTTAACTCTTGGAGAAAATAGCAACGAATTAAATACTATTTTAAATAATATGGGATTTGAAAAAAATTTTGAAAAATCTTTAAGAACATATAAAATTCATTTATTAGACGACGATTCAAAAGTTGAAGAAGAACACCATGAATGTAGTTGTAATCATGAAGAAGATCATTCTTGCAGCTGTGGTGGAGAAGAGGAAGAACATTCTTGTAGTGGATGTGGTCACAATCATATACCAGAAAATGCAAAACAAGCTGAAGTAGAAATAAAGGTTATTATAGCAAAAAAATGAAAATATTAGTTTTAAGCGATTTACACATTCCCACAAGATGTAAGTTTGAAAAGCTTTTAACCTTAAATATGAATGAATACTCTCATATAATAGTAACTGGAGATATTACAGATGAAGATACATACTTTTATTTAAACTCACAAAATGCTATTTTACATGCTGTATATGGAAACATGGATGATTATTATTTAAAGAGCATTTTACCAGAAAAAAAGATTATAAAAATAAATGATAAAAAAATAGGGATAATACACGGTCATCAAACTGGTAGAGGATATACAGAAGGACTTATTAACAAATTTGAAAATTTAGACTTAATGATTTATGGTCATTCACATGTAAAAGATTTAAGAAAAATAGGAAAAACTTTAGTTTTAAATCCAGGAGCTTTTTGTGATAGAAAATATGCAGAAATAATTATAAATGATAAGATAAATATAAAAATGAAGGTAGCATAAAAACTTTTGTGTAAACGCCTCTTCTTGGAGGGTAAAAATAAATAAAATTAGTTATTATTTTTAAAGTATTTCCATAAGAATTATCGACTATATTGAAATATGCTTTAAGAGTAAATTTCAGAATTTTTTAGTAGGATTTTTGGTAATAAATAGGAGACCATAAAAAATTTTGTGTAAATAAAAAAATGAAATGAGGAAACCTCATTTCATTTTTTAATTAATTTTAAATTTATTTATATTTGCTATCAAAGTTGAAGATAAGTCTTTTAATTCTTCAGACGATGTATTTAATGATTTAGATGAAATATTTAATTCTTTTGCTATGGCAGAAATTTCTTCAGAGGTTGCTGCATTTTCTTCTGATACTGCTGCCAAGCTATCAACATCTTTTTCTATACTCATTAAACTTTGTGTTGTTGTATTAAATTCTACTATTATATCATTTATCCAAGTTTGAACACTTCCTATTTTTGATATTGCTTCCTTGGTTTCTTTAGAAACATTTAAAAGCTCGTTTGAAGAAGTTTCAACATGTCCATGTTCTTTATTAATCATTTGTGATACATTATTTATACTTTTAGTTACTGTAGAAAGAATTTCTGCAATTTGTTCAGCTGCATTTTTACTTCCTTCTGCTAATTTTCTTATTTCATCTGCAACTACTGCAAATCCTTTTCCAGCTTCTCCAGCTCTTGCTGCTTCAATTGCTGCATTTAATGCCAATAGATTTGTTTGTTCTGATATAGTTAATACAGTATCAATAATACCCTCTATTGTTTTTGTATGTGATATTAATTCTTTAGTTGATGTATTTATTTCCTCAAATTCATCTGCAACTGTTTTTATTTTATTTGAAGTATTCATTATTTTATTTCCAACTCCTTCAATTCCAGAAAAAGTTGATTTTAAAACAGATTGATAATCATTAGATTGATTTGAGATTTCTTCCATACTTCCATAAATTCTAGATACTTTATTTGATATATTGTCTATATCTCCAGCCATGTTAGTATTTGCTTGCGACATTTGATCTAATGATGTACTTATTTGAATAGTCAATGAATCGAGTTCTTGTGCCATATTTTTTAATTTACCAGAAGACATCTCAACGTCTGTTGATGAGTTCTTAATTTCTAACAGTAAAACTTTTAATGATTCACGTGTTTCATTTATTGTTTTAGCAATGCTACCTATTTCATCTTTTGATTTAACATTTAACTCAAATGTCAAGTCGCCTTTTGAAAATTTATTCATTGATGGAACTATCTTATTTTTTATTGGTTTTAAACTTATTTTTAAACTTATAATTAAAATTAGCAATATCACTATTAATGAAGTAACTACTATTATGATTAAATTATTTTTTACATAATTAAAAGCACTATCTATTTCATTTTCTTCTAAATTAAAAATTATATACCACTTTAATTCCTTTGAATAATCAACTGTTGCAAGAATATTTTTTTCTCCAATACTGTATGTAAATTGTTTTTTTGTTTTTAAATTACTTGAAAGCTCTTTAAATGCTTTATTCATATCAGTATTTTTAGAAGTTGGTTTTGAAATATCCATACCTATTAAAGTTAAATCTTTATATATTATAAGTTTATTTGTATTATCAACTATAGTTAAATAACCTGATTTCCCAAATTTCACATTTGACAATGTTTCAAATATCTTTTTTAAACTAAGCTCTGAAAGAAGAACTCCCATTAGTTTTCCATCTTCATTATAAATAGGAGAAACAAAACTTAAGATTGGCACCTTTCTCGTTTTATCATAATAAGGGGGTATTACAGTTGTTTTTTTACTTTCAACAGCTTCTTTATACCAAAATGTTTTTCTTGGATCTCCATTTACTTTAAAATCACCTTTACCATACAAATCTCCGCTTTCTTCACTTGCAAAGTACATTCCTTTAATAGTTTTAAATGGTTCTCTAACATAATCTAAAGTATCTTCAACACTTTGTTGATCAAAAAAATAGAGGGCATTTAATTCTCCTGTAGCCATTTGAATTGGACCATAAAATTGAGCAAATAAACTTTGAAGAAGTTCTTTTACTTCATCTGAACGTTCAATAGCCTGTTCATTAAATGTTTCTAAATAAAGTTTTTTTGCATTCTTAATACTCATTATTCCCATAGTAGACATCATTAAAATTAAAAAAATTACCACTGGTATGGAAATTTTTAAAACTAAAGAATTTTTAAACATACTCCCACCTTCTTTAACAATAATCTATTAAAACTAAAGTTGACATAATTACTTTTAATGATATAATTAATACGTTATACGAATTAATTATATTATATATTATTTAAGAATACATTAAATATTACAACAACTTAATTATACCATATTATTACTTTTTTAAAAAATAATTAATGTGTTAAAATATATATGGAGGTGTTAAAATGGATTATAAAGAACTTCAAAAAAAACTTAGCATGAAAAAAGAACAAGTTTGGAAAAATATTGAATTTAAGGTTATTGATGATTATGCAAAAGGTTATAAAACTTTTATAGATTCATCAAAAACAGAAAGAAAAGCCGTTAAGTACTCTATTAAAGAACTTGAAAAAAATAATTTTAAACCTTTAGATTATTATGAAAAATTAGGAAAGTTAGAAAATGGAGATAAAGTTTATTTTGTAAACAGAGATAAATCTTTATTTGCCATAAAAATTAATGGAAAAATAAAAGATGGAATTAACTTAGTTGGAGCTCATTTAGATGCACCAAGAATTGATTTAAAACCAGAACCAATATTTGAAGATACAGAAATTGCTATGGCTAAAACTCATTATTATGGTGGAATTAAAAAATATCAATGGTTAAATATCCCATTAGAACTTCATGGTGTTATAATAAAAAAAGATGGAACTCCTATTGAAGTTTCTATAGGGGATAAAGAAGACGACCCTATATTTGTTATTTCTGATTTACTACCTCATTTGGATAGAAACACAAAACCTATTAGAGAAGCTATTGATGCTGAAAAATTAAATGTTTTACTTGGGACAATATCTATTACTTATGATGAAGAAATAAAAGATGGAACTAAATTAAATATATTAAATATATTAAATGAAAAATATGGAATAATAGAAGAAGATTTTATAAGTGCAGAACTTGAAATAGTTCCTGCATTTAATGCAAGAGATGTCGGATTTGATAGAAGTTTAATTGCTGCTTATGGACATGATGATAGAATTTGTTCTTACACAGGGCTTACAGCATTAATTGAATCATCACCAGATGGAAAAAGTCCAGCATTATTATTAATTGATAAAGAAGAAATTGGAAGCGACAGTAATACTGGAGCTAAAAATCATTTTTGGATACCTGTATTAAAAAAATTATTAAAATTACAAAATGAAGATGTTGTTATTGCTATTGAAGATACTTTGCAAAATTCAACTTTACTATCCGCTGATGTTGCTGCAGCTCTCGATCCAAATTATAAAGATGCTCATGACCCTTTAAATGCACCAAAATTAGGTTATGGAATTGTTATAGCAAAATACACTGGTGTTCGTGGAAAAGGTGGTACAAATGATGCAAATGCTGAAGTTGTAGGGAAATTGAGAAAAGTATTAAATGATAACAATGTTTCATGGCAAACAGGAGAACTTGGAAGAACTGACCTTGGTGGAGGCGGAACAATAGCTAAATTTTTTGCTGAAAAAAATCTTGATGTTATTGATGCTGGCGTAGCACTTCTTGGAATGCATGCTCCTTATGAAATTGCTTCAAAAGCCGACTTATATGAAACATACAGAGCTTATAAGGTGTTTATGGAAAAGTATTAATGAAAATATTTGCAGGAGATCCAATAAATGCAATTGAATTTTTAAATGAAGACATTAATTTAATATTTTCTACTTCATCTTGGTCTTATGACCAAGGTGAAGTTATTTTTATTATGAACAAAAGGAGTATAAACTTATTCAATAATAATAAACATTATTTATTAAATAAAAAAAACAGAGAAATTCAAATAAGTAATTTTAAAATAAACTTTGGTTATATAGAAGATGTTTTAAACTTTAATTATTATTTTTATAATCAATTAATTAAAACTGATTTAATTATATTCAAATTTGAAATTAGCACTTTAAACAATCTTGAAAAAATATACAAACATGTTCAATCTAATATTAGAAAAGTCCACATACCTGTTATGATATTTTATTTTTATAAAAAAAAGATTTATATCTCATATATAGTTTCAAATAACGAAAATATGTTTGTTTTTAAAGATGCTATTTATGCTTATATTAACTTAGAAAAAAAAGAAATTATGTATACTTATGGAAGGTATAAAAAAGAATTAAAGGAAGCTTTAATTAATTTTAAATCGAGGATATATAGATGATAAAAAAAATTAAATATTTTTTTCTAAAAAATAAAATAAAAAAAATATTAAAAAATATTAATTTTAAAGAATCTGAACTAAAAAAAATAAATCTTTATATATTAAATAATTTAAAAGGTCAAACATTTTTTGATCAAATTGAAATTGGTTTAAAAAATGGTTGTATTCTTTATTTTTATGAAACTACAAAAAAATTACAAAAAACAAAGTTACAAGAATTAGCTGAAATTTTATCAGTTTTTGGAATATATTTAATAATAAAATATAAAAACTTATTTGTAAAAATTTATGAAAATAAAATAACAGTTATAAATACAGAAACTCCTTTTAAAGATAGAGAAATTCAAATAAAAACTAATAAATTATCTTTTATATTTAATACTGAAATGAATAATCCTGCTTTAATTTCTTTAATTAAATTCAAAAAATTAGATATTTTAATTACCGATGAAAAAAATGAAAAAAAATGCAAAGATTTGGCAAACAATGATATTATTTATATTTTTAATAAAGATAAAATAATTTTTCCTGATATAATAAACGAAAATAGTATTAAGCTAAAAAAAATATTAAAAATAGAAACCAAAAACTTAAAAAAATTACAAAAAAATTTTTCAAATACTAATGAAGATTTATTAAATTCCATATTAAAGTATTTATGAGTTTAGATTTCTTACTATTTTTGAATAATAAGATAAAATTCTTTTTTTAGATTTTTCAAATGTACTTTTTATATCTTCAAATGGAATATTTTTAATTAAATCTTTTAATTGTTTATCCACGTCATTTGAAGATAGCTTATAGTTTTTATTTATTAAATCAAACACTTTTAAATCTATTATTTCTGAATACTGTATGAATTTAGAAAGTTTATTCATTTTAACTAAATTATTAGAAAAAAAATCAATTAAAATATCATATATGTCATTTTCAAATATATTTTTATTTATTTCAAATAATACTGTTAAATCTTTTTTTTTATTTGAAAACTTTATATGATCTAACATACTTTTTGATTTATCTTCAGAAAATATTATATATAAATCATGAAAAAAACCAGCCCATTCGATATATGTTACTTGTCTTGCTTTTAAACCTTCTTCTTCTGCTAATATACCAGAAAGATGCCCTACATTATGAGCATGAAAAGATAAATTCTTATATTTAGATTCATAAATAACTTCTAAAATTCCAACTAAAAAATTTATAAATAAAAATTTATCTTCCTCTATTTTTTGTATTAAATTTATTCTTTCTTTAGATAACAATAATTTCTCAGCTTCAAAAATATGATTTGAAGCAATTTCAAATTTCTTTTTTAAAAATAAATTATTTATCTTTATTTTTGATTTTTCAATACTTTCAGTTAAATATAAATATTCGTCAAACATATATTCATATAAATATTCATTTATTTCTTTTTCAAAAAGGATTAAAATAGGAGAAAATATATATTTATTCTTTATAGATTCAATTACTTCTTTTTCTGAATTTTCACAAAATATTATAAAGTTTTCTTTTTTATCTTCAATATCTTCTGAATAAAAGTTTATTAAAGAAAAAAAGTTAAGCTTTTCTAAATATTTTTTTATTTTTAAATATGAATTTGGATTAGAAACAATATATGCATTCATTAGTTTCCTCCTAAAAAAATAAATGCAAAAACAAAATAGGGATAACCCTATTTTGTTTTTGCAACATTAATCCTTACAATATTTTTTTCTATTTCTGCATTTAATTTTGTTTTTTCAATGGTATCATTGGATTGTTTTAATTGATTCTTTGCAGTTTCAATAGCTTTCATAGCTGTATCAACATCAATATCTTCTGGGTTTTCTGCATCGGTTGTTAAAATAATTAATTCTTTACCATCCATTTCAAGAACTCCACCATTTATGGCAAACACATGATTATTTTCTTCTTTATCTTTTACTAAAAGTGAAGAAACCTTCAACCGAGACACAATTGGAAGTCTATCTGTTAACACACCCATGCTACCATCAACGGTAGTAAATTCTGCATATTCTACATCTAATTCTTTGAATATACCATTAGGGGTAACTATTTTTAGTTTAAACATTGCACCCCTCCTTTATTATACTTTTATACCCATACTTTTTGCCTTTTCAAGCATATCTTCTATTGTTCCAACCATATAAAAAGCATTTTCGGATATATGATCATATTTTCCAGACAATATTTCAGCAAAACCATTAATAGTATCTTCTAATTTTACATAAGCTCCAGGTATATTTGAAAACTTTTCAGCAACAAATGTAGGTTGTGTTAAGAATCTTTCTATTTTTCTTGCTCTATTAACAATTAACTTATCTTCTTCTGAAAGTTCTTCTATACCAAGAATGGCTATTATATCTTGAAGATCTTTATATCTTTGTAAAACTTCTTGTACATTTCTTGCAACTTCATAATGCTTTTCTCCAACAACATTAGGATCTAATATTTTAGAATTAGAATCAAGTGGATCAACTGCAGGATATAAAGCAAGTTCTGCACGTTTTCTTGAAAGAACTATAGTAGCTTCAAGATGTGAAAATGTCGTTGCAGGTGCAGGGTCCGTTATATCATCTGCTGGAACATAAACAGCTTGAACTGATGTAATTGAACCATTTTTTGTTGAAGTAATTCTTTCTTGTAATTGTCCCATATCAGATGCCAAAGTTGGTTGATAACCAACAGCTGAAGGCATTCTTCCTAAAAGTGCTGAAACTTCTGATCCAGCTTGAACAAATCTAAAGATATTATCTATAAACAATAATACATCTTTCTTTTCAGCATCTCTAAAGTATTCAGCCATAGTCAATGCTGTGAGTGGAACTCTAAATCTTGCTCCAGGTGGTTCATTCATTTGTCCAAAAACAAGAGCTGTATTTCCTATAACTCCTGATTCATTCATTTCAAGCCATAAGTCATTTCCTTCTCTCGTTCTTTCACCAACACCAGCAAAAACAGAAAGTCCATGATGTTCTATAGCAATACTTCTTATTAATTCCATAACAAGAACTGTTTTACCTACACCAGCTCCACCAAAAAAACCAACTTTACCACCTTTTGGAAATGGTGCTAAAAGATCTATACATTTTAAACCAGTTTCAAGTATTTCAATTTCTGTATTTTGATCTTCTAATGAAGGTGCATCTCTATGAATAGGCCAGTACTCAACATCAGTAACTTCACCTTTTTCATCTATTGGATTACCAAGTAAATTAAACATTCTTCCCAATGAACCTTTACCAACAGGAACTTTTATAGAAGAACCTGTGTGAGTTACTTCAAGTCCTCTTTTTAATCCATCTGTTGAATCCATACCGACACATCTTACTGTATTATCACCTATTAATTGTTCAACTTCTAAAACTAATTTTGTATTTGTATAAGGGTTCATAACTTCAAGGGCGTCGTATATTTCAGGAAGCTGTCCTTCTTCAAATTTTATATCAACAACTGGTCCTATTATACTAACTATTTTACCTTTATTCATTTCCACACTTTTCACCCCCGTGTGTATCATTGCTCCTGAAGTGCTTGGGCACCATTTACAATTTCTATTAATTCAGTAGTTATTGAAGACTGTCTTAGCTTATTGTAATCAAGAGTAAGATCATCAATTAAATTTTTAGCATTCTCAGTAGCATTTTTCATTGCATTTTGCCTTGCATAAAGCTCACTGACTTTTGTTTCATACATATATCTATATACTTGTGAAAGCATATATAAATATGATGCTTCTTTAAATAGTATTTCGGGAGCTGGTTCATATTCATATCTTGTATCTAATTTTGATTCATATTTTATTGGCAAAAGGTCTATTGTTTTTGGCCTTTGTATTAAAGCATTTTTTAACTCGCCATATACAATTTTCACCTTTCCTGCTTTTTTTGAATTAACAATATTTAGTATATCATCTAAAATATACTCTGCATTGTCAGAAGTTGGTATATCATACAACTTTGTTCTTGAAAGCAGTATATCACCATAATTTTTTATTTCTATTTCTCCCTTTGTTCCTATTACAAGAAATCCTTTAAAATCCGAACAATTATTTGCTTCTTTTATTGCATGAGAAGAGATATCCCCTGTAAATGATCCACAAAGTCCCATATCAGTAGAAACTACCACTATTAAAGTTCCGTCGCCTGGTTTTACTAAAGGACTATCATAATCTGGTTCTATTTTAGAAATTATCCTTTCAGCATAAGAAGCATATTCTTGTATTGAGTTTATCTTTTTTTGAACCTTACTCAACCTTGCAGAAGCAACCATTTGCATTGCTCTTGTAATCTGCATAGTTGATGTTGTAGATTCTATTCTTCTTTTTATTAAACGTAGTTTACCTCTACTCATAAAATCACCGCCAATCAGGCTTTAAACATTTTTTTGAATTCGTCAAGTGCTTGAGTAAGGTCTTTGTTTAATTCATCTGATAAAACCTTTTTTTCTTCAAGCTCATTCATTAAAGATGTTTTTTGAGTTTTTAAAAATCCTAAAAATTCTTTTTCAAATTTTTGTATTGAAGTTACA contains:
- the pyrE gene encoding orotate phosphoribosyltransferase; the protein is MDIMNILLETKALLKGHFLLSSGLHSDTYVQCAQVLKYPNYAEEFGKEIANKVNVDVDIVVSPAMGGLIIGHEVASSLKVPFIFTERNDESTMVFRRNFNIEKGQKVLVVEDVITTGKSTKEVVKLIEEKGGIVVGTACIINRSNEVKINKKDPIYLLKVDAKTYTKEECPMCKKGSTPIKPGSRKKI
- a CDS encoding 5'-nucleotidase, lipoprotein e(P4) family encodes the protein MKKGLSILLIVIFALSVFASTEFYVVKSGDTVSKISQTTGVSVNDIISFNNLNKNGLIKVGQKLRLVPAYTKKDLNEQMVMALNWYQTSGEMKALSYQAFNVAKMIYDNDMKNNTSTEKRAVIVDIDETIFNNSPADAEHIGKDTSYPTGWKEWCEAAVAKALPGAVDFLNYVVKNGGDVYYISNRSDSLKEATIKNLKAEGFPEADVEHVLLKTTTSDKGPRREIVEKDHRVVLLMGDNLNDFTSMYRHKSLEERNSIVDQDKDKFGIKFVVLPNPIYGDWEGAIYNGNWGMNPSEKNKARKDHIIKYEGK
- a CDS encoding YfcE family phosphodiesterase; translation: MKILVLSDLHIPTRCKFEKLLTLNMNEYSHIIVTGDITDEDTYFYLNSQNAILHAVYGNMDDYYLKSILPEKKIIKINDKKIGIIHGHQTGRGYTEGLINKFENLDLMIYGHSHVKDLRKIGKTLVLNPGAFCDRKYAEIIINDKINIKMKVA
- a CDS encoding methyl-accepting chemotaxis protein, whose amino-acid sequence is MFKNSLVLKISIPVVIFLILMMSTMGIMSIKNAKKLYLETFNEQAIERSDEVKELLQSLFAQFYGPIQMATGELNALYFFDQQSVEDTLDYVREPFKTIKGMYFASEESGDLYGKGDFKVNGDPRKTFWYKEAVESKKTTVIPPYYDKTRKVPILSFVSPIYNEDGKLMGVLLSELSLKKIFETLSNVKFGKSGYLTIVDNTNKLIIYKDLTLIGMDISKPTSKNTDMNKAFKELSSNLKTKKQFTYSIGEKNILATVDYSKELKWYIIFNLEENEIDSAFNYVKNNLIIIVVTSLIVILLILIISLKISLKPIKNKIVPSMNKFSKGDLTFELNVKSKDEIGSIAKTINETRESLKVLLLEIKNSSTDVEMSSGKLKNMAQELDSLTIQISTSLDQMSQANTNMAGDIDNISNKVSRIYGSMEEISNQSNDYQSVLKSTFSGIEGVGNKIMNTSNKIKTVADEFEEINTSTKELISHTKTIEGIIDTVLTISEQTNLLALNAAIEAARAGEAGKGFAVVADEIRKLAEGSKNAAEQIAEILSTVTKSINNVSQMINKEHGHVETSSNELLNVSKETKEAISKIGSVQTWINDIIVEFNTTTQSLMSIEKDVDSLAAVSEENAATSEEISAIAKELNISSKSLNTSSEELKDLSSTLIANINKFKIN
- a CDS encoding aminopeptidase; the encoded protein is MDYKELQKKLSMKKEQVWKNIEFKVIDDYAKGYKTFIDSSKTERKAVKYSIKELEKNNFKPLDYYEKLGKLENGDKVYFVNRDKSLFAIKINGKIKDGINLVGAHLDAPRIDLKPEPIFEDTEIAMAKTHYYGGIKKYQWLNIPLELHGVIIKKDGTPIEVSIGDKEDDPIFVISDLLPHLDRNTKPIREAIDAEKLNVLLGTISITYDEEIKDGTKLNILNILNEKYGIIEEDFISAELEIVPAFNARDVGFDRSLIAAYGHDDRICSYTGLTALIESSPDGKSPALLLIDKEEIGSDSNTGAKNHFWIPVLKKLLKLQNEDVVIAIEDTLQNSTLLSADVAAALDPNYKDAHDPLNAPKLGYGIVIAKYTGVRGKGGTNDANAEVVGKLRKVLNDNNVSWQTGELGRTDLGGGGTIAKFFAEKNLDVIDAGVALLGMHAPYEIASKADLYETYRAYKVFMEKY
- a CDS encoding HD domain-containing protein — its product is MNAYIVSNPNSYLKIKKYLEKLNFFSLINFYSEDIEDKKENFIIFCENSEKEVIESIKNKYIFSPILILFEKEINEYLYEYMFDEYLYLTESIEKSKIKINNLFLKKKFEIASNHIFEAEKLLLSKERINLIQKIEEDKFLFINFLVGILEVIYESKYKNLSFHAHNVGHLSGILAEEEGLKARQVTYIEWAGFFHDLYIIFSEDKSKSMLDHIKFSNKKKDLTVLFEINKNIFENDIYDILIDFFSNNLVKMNKLSKFIQYSEIIDLKVFDLINKNYKLSSNDVDKQLKDLIKNIPFEDIKSTFEKSKKRILSYYSKIVRNLNS
- the atpC gene encoding ATP synthase F1 subunit epsilon, with protein sequence MFKLKIVTPNGIFKELDVEYAEFTTVDGSMGVLTDRLPIVSRLKVSSLLVKDKEENNHVFAINGGVLEMDGKELIILTTDAENPEDIDVDTAMKAIETAKNQLKQSNDTIEKTKLNAEIEKNIVRINVAKTK
- the atpD gene encoding F0F1 ATP synthase subunit beta, with protein sequence MNKGKIVSIIGPVVDIKFEEGQLPEIYDALEVMNPYTNTKLVLEVEQLIGDNTVRCVGMDSTDGLKRGLEVTHTGSSIKVPVGKGSLGRMFNLLGNPIDEKGEVTDVEYWPIHRDAPSLEDQNTEIEILETGLKCIDLLAPFPKGGKVGFFGGAGVGKTVLVMELIRSIAIEHHGLSVFAGVGERTREGNDLWLEMNESGVIGNTALVFGQMNEPPGARFRVPLTALTMAEYFRDAEKKDVLLFIDNIFRFVQAGSEVSALLGRMPSAVGYQPTLASDMGQLQERITSTKNGSITSVQAVYVPADDITDPAPATTFSHLEATIVLSRKRAELALYPAVDPLDSNSKILDPNVVGEKHYEVARNVQEVLQRYKDLQDIIAILGIEELSEEDKLIVNRARKIERFLTQPTFVAEKFSNIPGAYVKLEDTINGFAEILSGKYDHISENAFYMVGTIEDMLEKAKSMGIKV
- the atpG gene encoding ATP synthase F1 subunit gamma, producing the protein MSRGKLRLIKRRIESTTSTMQITRAMQMVASARLSKVQKKINSIQEYASYAERIISKIEPDYDSPLVKPGDGTLIVVVSTDMGLCGSFTGDISSHAIKEANNCSDFKGFLVIGTKGEIEIKNYGDILLSRTKLYDIPTSDNAEYILDDILNIVNSKKAGKVKIVYGELKNALIQRPKTIDLLPIKYESKLDTRYEYEPAPEILFKEASYLYMLSQVYRYMYETKVSELYARQNAMKNATENAKNLIDDLTLDYNKLRQSSITTELIEIVNGAQALQEQ